One Streptomyces sp. NBC_00102 DNA segment encodes these proteins:
- a CDS encoding DUF317 domain-containing protein, whose protein sequence is MAVAPSGPGFRTTVEALRLRQWQLGPGQPTLVTDQFSAEDFHLVVDDRADVHISSKDGRFYLGWFPLGRPGTDGEGWKIAVTGTAKVPGYYVSFDTDTPADIVAAAVARVLETSRRL, encoded by the coding sequence GTGGCCGTAGCCCCTTCGGGCCCCGGTTTCCGCACTACCGTTGAAGCACTCAGGCTGCGGCAGTGGCAACTCGGTCCCGGCCAGCCGACCCTGGTCACGGACCAGTTCTCCGCCGAGGACTTCCACCTGGTCGTCGATGACCGGGCGGACGTCCACATCAGCAGCAAGGACGGCCGCTTCTACCTCGGCTGGTTCCCACTCGGCCGACCCGGCACGGACGGCGAGGGATGGAAGATCGCCGTCACCGGGACCGCCAAGGTGCCTGGTTACTACGTGTCGTTCGACACCGATACGCCGGCCGATATCGTCGCCGCCGCTGTCGCGCGTGTGCTGGAGACCTCTCGTCGTCTCTGA
- a CDS encoding gamma-glutamyltransferase, whose amino-acid sequence MIPAHVPDAPPLTYADSFDVPVLFRSGPAKKPRRQWRTAKHTAWTGSDGFPAADGWYAPTTTWREIIKAATEVGRDVTPHLQNQPRYAHGELVARVSPLYAYLGAHPVTPRHPVEGAKGRRLTWNPVYAHGTERSAKVAAGYRLGMTMTEWACRSLLGLGQTEHLELGGPIPALLTTFKNPKAKLPDLWGHHETEELYWLIEAKGGDVGLKKLREGWEQLAAGSKALGAYAHRTVLVGASVRPDDDLFLTIDHNVHPGLPPLAPAGSGTAKAAGPGNLEDRLGDNDDALIGAARAQMLTYLALRSVPAAQLRTVPVAADRSSRRRRTGLTTPLEGDDLTLAMRADALGVAADTEQHTLRTRIRAMGLDDFLSCRIPGTEVHLGMSRKLFAACERLHEEDLAIARRTPGLRAEDQVFADPELSDEDQEEQRLTQRRIFREQQEEARPRLRPLLRDAYEHGAERGWTSLLRRSEEPELDLRGDGSLLEAATPETYVAVSRYGLPPARL is encoded by the coding sequence ATGATCCCCGCACACGTCCCCGACGCGCCTCCGTTGACGTACGCCGACAGCTTCGACGTACCGGTCCTGTTCCGTAGCGGACCCGCGAAGAAGCCCCGGAGGCAGTGGCGGACCGCCAAGCACACGGCGTGGACCGGATCGGACGGGTTCCCCGCGGCCGACGGCTGGTACGCGCCGACCACCACCTGGCGGGAGATCATCAAGGCCGCAACCGAAGTCGGCCGCGACGTCACCCCGCACCTGCAGAACCAGCCGCGCTACGCACACGGGGAACTCGTCGCCCGGGTCTCCCCGCTGTACGCATACCTCGGTGCGCACCCCGTGACGCCCCGGCACCCCGTGGAGGGCGCGAAGGGCCGCCGCCTGACCTGGAACCCGGTCTACGCCCACGGTACCGAGCGCAGCGCGAAGGTCGCCGCCGGGTATCGGCTGGGCATGACGATGACCGAGTGGGCCTGCCGCTCGCTGCTGGGACTCGGTCAGACCGAGCACCTCGAACTCGGCGGGCCGATCCCTGCCCTGCTGACAACGTTCAAGAATCCGAAGGCGAAGCTGCCCGACCTGTGGGGGCACCACGAGACGGAAGAGTTGTACTGGCTGATCGAGGCCAAGGGCGGTGACGTAGGTCTCAAGAAGTTGCGCGAGGGGTGGGAACAGCTCGCGGCCGGCAGCAAAGCTCTCGGCGCGTACGCGCACCGCACCGTTCTGGTCGGAGCCTCCGTGAGGCCCGACGATGACCTGTTCCTCACGATCGACCACAACGTGCACCCCGGGCTGCCGCCGCTCGCCCCCGCCGGATCCGGTACCGCCAAGGCAGCGGGCCCGGGCAATCTGGAGGACCGTCTCGGCGACAACGACGACGCTCTCATCGGCGCCGCTCGCGCCCAGATGCTGACCTATCTGGCCCTGCGCTCGGTTCCCGCCGCGCAACTGCGCACCGTACCCGTAGCCGCCGACCGGTCCTCCCGCCGCCGGCGCACTGGGCTGACGACCCCGCTGGAGGGCGACGACCTCACCCTCGCTATGCGGGCAGACGCCCTCGGAGTAGCGGCCGACACCGAACAGCACACGTTGCGCACCCGGATTCGCGCCATGGGCCTCGATGACTTCCTCAGCTGTCGCATCCCGGGTACGGAGGTCCATCTCGGCATGTCTCGGAAGCTTTTCGCCGCCTGTGAGCGCCTCCACGAGGAGGACCTCGCCATCGCCCGGCGCACCCCGGGGCTACGTGCCGAGGACCAAGTGTTCGCTGATCCGGAACTCAGCGACGAGGATCAGGAGGAACAGCGCCTCACCCAGCGGCGTATCTTCCGTGAGCAGCAGGAGGAAGCCCGCCCACGGCTGCGTCCCCTGCTCCGTGACGCCTACGAGCACGGAGCGGAGAGAGGCTGGACCAGCCTTCTGCGTCGTTCTGAGGAACCGGAACTCGACTTGCGGGGAGACGGAAGCCTCCTCGAAGCAGCAACACCGGAGACGTACGTGGCCGTCAGCCGGTACGGCCTGCCTCCCGCACGCCTCTAG
- a CDS encoding collagen binding domain-containing protein, with the protein MHARFVRSAAVVIAAAGTLTWAPVANAESSEPTPPSSAAPAETSEADVGSVEITTKDTADNFLPGTAFLLLDSNGQEAGRGQSDAHGKLTVPDLAPGVYRLKQTASGSPLHEVVADQDVIVTPGGTTRLTITDPYRTAKILLQVRDDKTGKLLPGVTANVGTGNSALLTLSTGAAGTASGELVVTSRSTKVWVKEVKALAGYDLNRQVKTITVGPGTSATVAFTNAKTGTHPEPDPSDNPTDKPTQSPPLSGKPSGGTRDATPSASGSDTPEPDSSSAAVPVGSSTPTAPTGSLAHTGADATPWLIGGAGMLIAAGGGALLLARRNSKSLTEN; encoded by the coding sequence GTGCACGCACGATTCGTCCGCTCCGCTGCCGTCGTCATCGCGGCGGCCGGGACCCTGACCTGGGCGCCGGTCGCCAACGCTGAGTCATCCGAGCCGACCCCGCCATCCTCCGCCGCTCCCGCCGAGACCTCAGAAGCAGACGTAGGCAGTGTCGAGATCACCACGAAGGACACGGCCGACAACTTCCTGCCCGGCACCGCGTTCCTGCTGCTCGACTCCAACGGCCAGGAAGCCGGACGCGGCCAGAGCGACGCCCATGGGAAGCTGACCGTCCCCGACCTCGCACCGGGCGTCTACAGGCTCAAGCAGACGGCGTCCGGCAGCCCCCTCCACGAGGTAGTCGCCGACCAAGATGTCATCGTCACCCCGGGCGGGACCACCCGTCTGACGATCACCGACCCGTACAGGACTGCCAAGATCCTCCTGCAGGTCAGGGACGACAAGACCGGCAAGCTCCTGCCCGGCGTGACGGCGAACGTCGGCACCGGCAACTCCGCACTGCTCACCCTGAGCACGGGAGCAGCGGGAACGGCGTCCGGTGAACTGGTTGTGACGAGCCGCAGCACCAAGGTCTGGGTCAAGGAGGTCAAGGCCCTCGCCGGTTACGACCTCAACAGACAGGTGAAGACGATCACGGTCGGCCCCGGAACCTCGGCCACCGTCGCCTTCACCAACGCCAAGACGGGCACGCACCCGGAGCCCGATCCGTCAGACAATCCGACGGACAAGCCCACCCAGTCCCCGCCCCTTTCCGGCAAGCCGAGCGGCGGAACCCGAGACGCCACGCCCTCCGCCTCGGGCAGCGACACACCGGAGCCCGACTCCTCATCTGCTGCGGTTCCTGTCGGAAGTTCCACGCCGACAGCGCCAACGGGCTCCCTCGCCCACACTGGAGCCGACGCCACACCATGGCTGATCGGCGGCGCCGGCATGCTGATTGCAGCAGGAGGAGGCGCCCTTCTCCTGGCGCGCCGTAACAGCAAGAGCCTCACCGAGAACTAG
- a CDS encoding IS110 family transposase — MFEIQDVGVFLGLDVGKSAHHGHGLTPAGKKVFDKPLPNSEPKLRAVFDKLSAKFTTVLVIVDQPASIGALPLAVARDAGCKVAYLPGLAMRRIADLYPGEAKTDAKDAAVIADAARTMPHTLRSLELTDEITAELTVLTGFDQDLAAEATRTSNRIRGLLTQFHPSLERVLGPRLDHRAVTWLLERYGSPAALRKAGRRRLVELIRPKAPRMAARLIDDVFDALDEQTVIVPGTGTLDIVVPSLARSLAAVHEQRRALEAQINTLLEAHPLSQVLTSMPGIGVRTAAVLLTTVGDGTNFPTAAHLASYAGLAPTTRQSGTSIHGEHAPRGGNRQLKRAMFLSAFACMNADPASRTYYDKQRARGKTHTQALLRLARQRISVLFAMLRDGTFYESRTPTDIELAA, encoded by the coding sequence ATGTTCGAGATTCAAGACGTGGGCGTGTTCCTCGGCCTGGACGTCGGCAAGTCCGCCCACCACGGGCACGGGCTCACCCCGGCCGGGAAGAAGGTCTTCGACAAGCCGCTGCCCAACAGCGAGCCGAAGCTGCGGGCCGTGTTCGACAAACTGTCCGCGAAGTTCACCACCGTGCTGGTCATCGTGGACCAGCCCGCCTCCATCGGCGCCCTGCCCCTGGCCGTCGCCCGCGACGCCGGCTGCAAGGTCGCCTACCTGCCCGGCCTGGCGATGCGACGGATCGCCGACCTCTACCCCGGCGAGGCCAAGACCGACGCCAAGGACGCCGCCGTCATCGCCGACGCCGCGCGAACCATGCCACACACCCTGCGCTCGCTGGAACTGACCGACGAGATCACCGCCGAGCTGACCGTCCTGACCGGCTTCGACCAGGACCTGGCTGCCGAGGCCACCCGCACCAGCAACCGGATACGCGGCCTGCTCACCCAGTTCCACCCGTCGCTGGAACGCGTCCTCGGCCCCCGCCTGGACCACCGGGCCGTCACCTGGCTCCTGGAGCGCTACGGCTCCCCGGCCGCCCTGCGCAAAGCCGGCCGACGCCGCCTCGTCGAGCTGATCCGGCCCAAGGCCCCCCGCATGGCCGCACGGCTGATCGACGACGTCTTCGACGCCCTGGACGAACAGACCGTGATCGTTCCCGGCACCGGCACCCTCGACATCGTGGTCCCGTCCCTGGCCCGCTCGCTCGCTGCTGTCCACGAACAGCGCCGGGCCCTGGAAGCCCAGATCAACACCCTGCTGGAAGCCCACCCTCTTTCCCAGGTCCTGACCTCGATGCCCGGCATCGGCGTCAGGACCGCCGCAGTCCTGCTGACCACCGTCGGCGACGGCACCAACTTCCCCACCGCCGCCCACCTCGCCTCCTACGCCGGCCTCGCCCCGACCACCCGACAGTCCGGAACCTCGATCCACGGCGAACACGCACCACGCGGCGGAAACCGGCAGCTCAAACGCGCAATGTTCCTCTCCGCCTTCGCCTGCATGAACGCCGACCCCGCATCCCGGACCTACTACGACAAACAGCGAGCCCGCGGCAAAACCCACACCCAAGCCCTCCTCCGCCTCGCCCGCCAACGCATCAGCGTCCTGTTCGCCATGCTCCGCGACGGCACCTTCTACGAATCCCGGACACCGACAGACATCGAACTCGCCGCATAA
- a CDS encoding acetyl-CoA carboxylase biotin carboxylase subunit family protein, which produces MSARPLVLVVSPGDEIYRGYCLEQVADAYDVVLLTGTEPSWEKPFIVDHTVVDLSDPVALLAGGRSLAERYDLAGVVTWDEWNLVPTARLAHALGLPSNSVEVMRACRNKAVARTLFARNGVPSAASMRARTLLEAGLATMTLGLPAVLKPAAFAGSIGVIRVDQPEELPAAFAHASAGASRSREDTSVLVEEYLDGPEVSVECVTHRGTTTAVAVTRKSLGGAPYFEETGHTVDAADPLLPQVAPVAAAAVKALGITDGVQHVELRLVAGKPRLIEVNARLGGDMIGHLVRLATGIDLPRAAADLACGRAPDLTPTRSAAAGIRMLYPYTSGTLTARHVNQPFAAHTPWLHRVQWIREADDRLVLPPDGDLFTARAGFYIVTGRTTAEVTERLDLAGDEITIITSVDR; this is translated from the coding sequence TTGTCCGCTCGCCCTCTCGTGCTCGTCGTCTCTCCCGGCGACGAGATCTACCGCGGCTACTGCCTGGAGCAGGTGGCCGACGCGTACGACGTCGTCCTGCTCACCGGCACCGAACCGTCGTGGGAGAAGCCGTTCATCGTCGACCACACCGTGGTCGACTTGAGTGATCCCGTAGCACTTCTCGCCGGCGGCCGATCCCTCGCGGAGCGCTACGACCTCGCCGGCGTGGTGACGTGGGACGAGTGGAACCTCGTCCCCACCGCCCGCCTCGCCCATGCGCTCGGGCTGCCCTCGAACTCCGTCGAAGTGATGCGGGCCTGCCGCAACAAGGCGGTCGCCCGCACTTTGTTCGCCCGCAACGGCGTGCCCTCGGCCGCCTCGATGAGGGCGCGAACCCTGCTGGAGGCCGGCCTCGCGACGATGACCCTCGGTCTGCCCGCCGTCCTCAAGCCCGCCGCGTTCGCCGGCAGCATCGGTGTGATCCGCGTCGACCAGCCCGAAGAACTGCCCGCCGCGTTCGCCCACGCATCCGCCGGCGCGAGCCGCAGCCGCGAAGACACCAGCGTCCTGGTCGAGGAGTACCTCGACGGGCCCGAAGTCTCCGTCGAATGCGTCACCCACCGCGGCACGACCACGGCGGTCGCCGTAACCCGCAAGAGTCTGGGCGGCGCCCCGTACTTCGAAGAGACCGGCCACACCGTCGACGCCGCCGACCCGCTGCTGCCCCAGGTCGCCCCGGTCGCTGCTGCGGCGGTCAAGGCCCTGGGGATCACCGACGGTGTGCAGCACGTCGAATTGCGTCTCGTGGCGGGCAAGCCCCGGCTGATCGAGGTCAACGCGCGCCTGGGCGGCGACATGATCGGCCACCTCGTCCGCCTCGCCACCGGCATCGACCTGCCCAGGGCCGCCGCCGACCTCGCCTGCGGCCGAGCACCGGACCTCACCCCGACCCGCAGCGCAGCCGCAGGCATCCGCATGCTCTACCCCTACACCTCCGGCACCCTCACCGCCCGGCACGTCAACCAGCCCTTCGCCGCCCACACCCCCTGGCTCCACCGGGTGCAGTGGATCCGCGAGGCCGACGACCGGCTCGTCCTGCCGCCCGACGGGGACTTGTTCACCGCCCGGGCCGGGTTCTACATCGTCACCGGCCGCACCACCGCCGAAGTCACCGAACGCCTCGACCTTGCTGGCGACGAGATCACGATCATTACCTCGGTGGACCGATGA
- a CDS encoding MFS transporter: MSYAVAPRHARHTSGPMRSIYLPRTADALALAMSTYGIPLLVLATTRSAALTGAAFALEWIPRLAAFGWAGSLVDRRGAAVVFHLASLGRALVLAAGAVLLHLHPTGTVAGATVMVLAATTGVLTEFSYIAAETAGAAAGRRAGPRAHRVQAVLLGIDQTAALAGPALAGMLLLTGPPSMLAVTTVLSLLAALLALRTPPSPVAPARAPKHQVSAGLLTGWRTIRSLPALGWLVTGLTLSNLASGLLQAAGPVIVVQHFGQSTTAVGLVWSAAAAATLLSVTLCRFALDRFSLWPVGAVCAALASLACLAAARAPDYRSYLVLVAVFMAGEGGMTVVLRTLRSRLIPPEKFGSTLSATILILLLPFPVAGLLTALTPPDALGHVITACAALQALGLLCAFTRLRTDPALCT, translated from the coding sequence GTGAGCTACGCGGTCGCACCCCGGCACGCACGCCACACCAGCGGTCCGATGCGCAGCATCTACCTGCCGCGCACCGCCGACGCGTTGGCGCTCGCGATGTCCACCTACGGCATCCCGCTGCTCGTCCTGGCCACGACGCGCTCCGCCGCGCTGACGGGCGCCGCCTTCGCCCTGGAATGGATTCCGAGGCTCGCGGCGTTCGGGTGGGCCGGATCGCTCGTCGACCGCCGCGGCGCCGCGGTGGTCTTCCACCTGGCCTCCCTGGGCCGGGCCCTGGTCCTCGCCGCCGGCGCGGTCCTGCTGCACCTCCACCCGACCGGCACCGTGGCGGGCGCGACCGTGATGGTGCTGGCGGCCACCACCGGAGTGCTCACCGAGTTCAGCTACATCGCGGCCGAAACCGCAGGGGCCGCCGCCGGCCGCCGAGCAGGACCACGGGCCCACCGTGTCCAAGCCGTCTTGCTCGGCATCGACCAGACAGCGGCTCTGGCCGGACCGGCGCTCGCCGGAATGCTCCTGCTCACCGGACCCCCGTCGATGCTCGCGGTGACCACCGTGCTCTCGCTGCTCGCCGCGCTGCTCGCCCTGCGCACCCCGCCCTCGCCCGTGGCACCGGCCCGGGCGCCGAAGCATCAGGTCAGCGCCGGGCTCCTCACCGGATGGCGCACCATTCGCTCGCTCCCGGCACTCGGCTGGCTCGTGACCGGTTTGACCCTGTCCAACCTGGCCAGCGGCCTACTCCAGGCAGCCGGCCCCGTGATCGTCGTCCAGCACTTCGGGCAGTCCACCACCGCGGTGGGCCTCGTCTGGTCCGCCGCCGCCGCAGCGACCCTTCTCAGCGTCACGCTCTGCCGGTTCGCGCTCGACCGCTTCAGCCTGTGGCCGGTCGGCGCCGTCTGCGCCGCCCTCGCCTCGCTCGCCTGCCTGGCCGCCGCCCGGGCCCCCGACTACCGGTCCTACCTGGTCCTGGTCGCGGTGTTCATGGCAGGCGAAGGCGGCATGACGGTCGTCCTGCGCACCCTGCGATCCCGGCTAATCCCTCCGGAGAAGTTCGGCAGCACCCTGTCGGCGACCATCCTCATCCTCCTGCTGCCCTTCCCCGTCGCCGGCCTGCTCACCGCCCTCACCCCACCCGACGCCCTGGGCCACGTCATCACCGCCTGCGCCGCACTGCAGGCCCTCGGACTGCTCTGCGCCTTCACCCGCCTGCGCACCGACCCCGCCCTGTGCACCTGA
- a CDS encoding regulator → MSTPLISDEAQRTVDLLASRPLVRLVTEIDDNGAIPPRRMTATLTDLSTHHLRSASDTARAYGLIRIAPGAGLELTQAGLELVDLYDAMAHWARGHAVPAPVCAFTSRIRAVLGLLAPSLATGAHVAGADEGLARLRSLLIQWLADNPQVARAAEPEQAA, encoded by the coding sequence ATGAGCACCCCTCTTATCTCCGACGAAGCGCAGCGCACTGTCGACCTGCTCGCCTCCCGTCCATTGGTCCGCCTCGTTACCGAGATCGACGACAACGGCGCCATACCGCCCCGCCGGATGACCGCCACCCTGACCGACCTCTCCACGCACCACCTGCGCAGCGCATCCGACACGGCCCGCGCATACGGCCTCATCCGGATCGCCCCCGGCGCCGGGCTCGAACTGACCCAGGCAGGGTTGGAGTTGGTCGACCTGTACGACGCGATGGCCCACTGGGCCCGAGGCCATGCCGTGCCAGCGCCCGTATGCGCGTTCACCAGCCGCATCCGGGCTGTCCTCGGCCTGCTGGCGCCGTCGCTCGCCACCGGTGCGCACGTCGCGGGAGCAGACGAGGGCCTGGCACGCCTCCGCTCGCTCCTGATCCAGTGGCTGGCCGACAACCCCCAGGTGGCCCGGGCGGCCGAACCCGAGCAGGCCGCGTGA
- a CDS encoding helix-turn-helix domain-containing protein, whose product MAITALPPGTDADIARVTEALAMITPRWNTRILLALSGPPQRYSEVAAKVSWLQAGQLHPKIKALCDAGLVVRSEHTARHVTYGHTERGAALLPVLPMIVTWAEEYLEQPDRPLSAIEQIEDSLTLLTRRHAAAILWVLKSRQEASGRALARIVMPTTDWTNIYPPLRQLTADGLVDTDGLGQPYRLSASGHGLGPVLGALSAWSAGQPLDHAAQHPVWGHPQAKTAPRPWISSQSRPAPTALPPTRTPTRSVQPSPAWHNKDLFSHRTTVRPAAAIPAGGPRR is encoded by the coding sequence TTGGCCATCACCGCTCTGCCCCCTGGCACCGACGCCGACATCGCCCGGGTCACCGAGGCCCTCGCCATGATCACTCCGCGCTGGAACACGAGGATCCTCCTGGCCCTCTCCGGCCCGCCGCAGCGCTACAGCGAGGTGGCGGCCAAGGTGTCCTGGCTGCAGGCCGGCCAACTTCACCCGAAGATCAAAGCGCTGTGCGACGCCGGACTCGTCGTCCGGTCCGAACACACCGCGCGGCACGTGACCTACGGCCACACCGAACGAGGTGCCGCTCTGCTGCCGGTCCTGCCGATGATCGTCACCTGGGCCGAGGAGTACCTGGAGCAGCCGGACCGCCCGCTGTCCGCGATCGAGCAGATCGAGGACAGCCTCACCCTGCTCACCCGGCGCCACGCAGCCGCCATCCTGTGGGTGCTCAAGTCCCGTCAGGAGGCAAGCGGTCGGGCTCTGGCCCGGATCGTGATGCCCACCACCGACTGGACCAACATCTACCCGCCGCTGCGGCAGCTCACCGCCGACGGTCTCGTCGACACCGACGGCCTGGGCCAGCCCTACCGGCTGTCCGCGTCCGGCCACGGCCTGGGCCCCGTGCTCGGCGCCCTGTCCGCGTGGTCCGCCGGCCAGCCCCTTGACCACGCAGCCCAGCACCCGGTCTGGGGGCACCCGCAGGCGAAGACCGCACCGAGGCCGTGGATCAGCAGCCAGTCCCGGCCCGCCCCCACCGCACTCCCACCCACTCGGACACCCACTCGGTCCGTCCAGCCCTCCCCGGCCTGGCACAACAAGGACCTCTTCTCGCACCGTACGACCGTCCGCCCGGCGGCAGCCATTCCGGCGGGAGGCCCGCGCCGATGA
- a CDS encoding SH3 domain-containing protein: MRSTRTAVTAAVLGALVLPVLGAGTASAATPDVVPASSCSSQPPLPYTVHTTAVIIRSRASATSTALGVLYKAHTFSVSKKSGNWVYITDKTTGVTGWVSGTYVYRDARMCLD; encoded by the coding sequence ATGCGCTCCACCCGAACTGCTGTCACCGCGGCTGTGCTTGGCGCTCTCGTTCTGCCGGTGCTGGGCGCCGGCACCGCCAGCGCGGCGACGCCCGACGTCGTACCCGCGAGTAGCTGCTCGTCCCAGCCGCCCCTGCCGTACACCGTGCACACCACGGCCGTGATCATTCGGTCCAGGGCCAGCGCGACGTCCACGGCGCTCGGCGTGCTCTACAAGGCCCACACGTTCAGCGTGTCCAAGAAGAGCGGCAACTGGGTCTACATCACGGACAAGACGACCGGCGTCACGGGCTGGGTCTCCGGTACCTACGTCTACCGCGACGCGCGTATGTGCCTGGACTGA
- a CDS encoding DUF4913 domain-containing protein, with protein MEQSAQQAQQIDHLASAPAPGGSPFAAFGMPGFGGPPTAAPPEPRPILELDGDEREDELDALSDWVDDHLLPVYGAEVTTAAPWCLQWQEHDDVVAWLHALWLAYQQHRDPEAGLSGMAVWHRDFLTHTVAAVRAPGGPLSACMTSPDRPAHRVLAGPPPSVRTETAAAAQAAEPAEPAP; from the coding sequence ATGGAGCAGTCGGCCCAGCAGGCTCAGCAGATCGACCACCTCGCCTCCGCCCCCGCACCGGGTGGATCGCCGTTCGCCGCGTTCGGGATGCCGGGGTTCGGGGGCCCGCCGACGGCCGCTCCACCGGAACCCCGCCCGATCCTGGAACTGGACGGCGACGAGCGCGAGGACGAACTCGATGCTCTGTCCGACTGGGTCGATGACCACTTGCTCCCGGTCTACGGGGCCGAGGTCACCACCGCGGCGCCTTGGTGCCTGCAGTGGCAGGAGCATGACGATGTCGTGGCCTGGCTCCACGCCCTGTGGCTCGCCTACCAGCAGCACCGGGACCCCGAGGCAGGGCTCTCGGGGATGGCGGTCTGGCACCGTGACTTCCTCACCCACACCGTCGCGGCCGTTCGCGCACCGGGTGGCCCGCTGTCGGCCTGCATGACCTCGCCCGACCGGCCCGCACACCGGGTGCTAGCCGGTCCGCCTCCGTCCGTCCGGACGGAGACGGCCGCTGCGGCACAAGCAGCCGAGCCCGCCGAGCCGGCGCCGTGA
- a CDS encoding site-specific DNA-methyltransferase, producing MPFSLHQGDALAVLSGLPAGCVDSVITDPPYNSGGRTAKERTSRSAKQKYTSADSKNDLADFTGENMDQRSYGFWLTQIMTEAHRLTKTGGTALLFTDWRQLPTTTDAIQAAGWLWRGVLAWHKPQARPQKGRFTQNCEFIVWASKGPIDASLNPVYLPGMYSASQPSGAKRQHITQKPVQVMRELVKISPDGGTVLDFCSGSGSTGVAALLEGRDFIGVEKTEHYASIATDRLTETMRATLTQDDVVLTA from the coding sequence TTGCCTTTCTCCCTGCACCAGGGCGACGCGCTGGCCGTTCTCTCCGGTCTTCCGGCTGGTTGCGTCGATTCCGTCATCACCGATCCGCCGTACAACTCCGGCGGCCGGACTGCTAAGGAGCGCACTTCCCGCTCCGCGAAGCAGAAGTACACCTCCGCCGACTCCAAGAACGACCTTGCCGACTTCACCGGCGAGAACATGGACCAGCGCAGTTACGGCTTCTGGCTGACGCAGATCATGACCGAAGCGCACCGGCTGACGAAAACCGGCGGGACCGCGCTCCTGTTCACCGACTGGCGTCAGCTCCCCACCACCACGGACGCGATCCAGGCCGCCGGCTGGCTGTGGCGCGGTGTCCTGGCCTGGCACAAGCCCCAGGCCAGGCCCCAGAAGGGCCGTTTCACCCAGAACTGTGAATTCATCGTCTGGGCGAGCAAGGGGCCGATCGACGCCTCCCTCAATCCGGTCTATCTGCCGGGAATGTACTCGGCTTCTCAGCCCTCGGGAGCGAAGCGTCAGCACATCACGCAGAAGCCGGTCCAGGTGATGCGCGAGCTGGTCAAGATCAGCCCTGATGGCGGGACGGTCCTCGACTTCTGCTCCGGTTCCGGCTCCACGGGAGTGGCTGCCCTGCTGGAAGGCAGGGACTTCATCGGCGTGGAGAAGACCGAGCACTACGCGTCGATCGCGACCGATCGGCTCACCGAAACGATGCGCGCAACCCTCACGCAGGACGACGTGGTTCTCACCGCCTGA